The Ornithodoros turicata isolate Travis unplaced genomic scaffold, ASM3712646v1 Chromosome17, whole genome shotgun sequence genome has a window encoding:
- the LOC135372821 gene encoding uncharacterized protein LOC135372821, with product MYVHVKYEDEVEAILPVSKIRNFHPTSLNDFNPSQIVYAYWRNASGDVEDYYPAKIAMLKESVQELAKTLTAMHKAVPEIFKDEEGDPKPPSQQGLSQEHKAANIRTARNRGLKRILETHKENKSCDGSSELAALRKENEVLQKQLAETRSLLERERELCHQINMALLKKLAMTECVRCAPADAAPRASEFRNLRAAFQVVDNDGQADVPDNHDRGDYTIRAEAANADGHAGHHVNFDSRVCSRLLAEQLSGDSQLMLLIRNC from the exons ATGTATGTCCACGTCAAGTATGAAGATGAAGTGGAAGCTATCCTGCCGGTTTCCAAAATTCGGAATTTCCACCCCACTTCTTTGAACGATTTCAACCCGTCCCAGATCGTGTATGCCTACTGGAGAAACGCGAGTGGCGACGTTGAAGACTATTATCCTGCTAAAATCGCCATGCTGAAGG AATCAGTCCAAGAACTGGCAAAAACTCTGACTGCAATGCACAAGGCGGTGCCCGAAATATTTAAGGATGAGGAAGGAGATCCAAAACCTCCG TCGCAGCAGGGCCTTTCGCAAGAGCACAAGGCTGCCAACATAAGAACTGCAAGGAACAGGGGTCTCAAAAGGATCCTTGAGACGCACAAGGAGAATAAGAGCTGTGATGGCAGCTCTGAATTGGCAGCTTTAAGGAAGGAAAACGAAGTCCTTCAGAAGCAGCTCGCAGAGACTAGGAGCCTGCTGGAGAGGGAACGCGAGCTTTGCCATCAAATCAACATGGCATTGCTAAAAAAGCTTG CCATGACTGAATGCGTAAGGTGTGCTCCGGCCGATGCTGCTCCAagggcttcagagtttcggaaCCTGAGAGCTGCATTTCAAGTAGTTGACAACGATGGACAAGCTGACGTTCCAGACAACCATGACAGAG GTGACTACACGATTCGTGCTGAGGCAGCAAACGCTGATGGCCATGCAGGGCATCATGTGAATTTTGATTCACGTGTGTGCAGCAGGCTACTCGCTGAACAG CTAAGTGGAGATTCTCAGCTGATGCTGCTCATTCGGAACTGTTGA